From Acidothermus cellulolyticus 11B, a single genomic window includes:
- a CDS encoding RidA family protein translates to MAGGSVFVKEIVRVPGLEETAEFGYSQCVRAGPLVFIAGQCGLNERHEVVSSDFLEQARTALDRVHAAVRAAGGTLGDIVAMTVFLTDTSLGRIFTALRREYFGGDFPASALIGVHSLMPTGAMIEIQAIAVLGASGQPNPTGGPNDCGRRGFRP, encoded by the coding sequence ATGGCTGGCGGATCAGTGTTCGTCAAGGAAATCGTTCGAGTGCCGGGACTCGAGGAGACCGCCGAATTCGGGTACTCGCAGTGTGTGCGGGCCGGGCCGTTGGTCTTCATCGCCGGGCAGTGTGGACTGAACGAGCGGCATGAGGTCGTCTCCAGCGATTTCCTCGAGCAGGCGCGGACTGCACTCGATCGTGTACATGCCGCGGTCCGGGCGGCCGGTGGAACGCTCGGTGACATCGTCGCGATGACCGTCTTTCTCACGGACACCAGCCTTGGTCGGATCTTCACGGCGCTCCGGAGGGAGTACTTCGGCGGCGACTTCCCGGCGAGCGCCTTGATTGGCGTGCATAGTCTCATGCCTACGGGTGCGATGATCGAGATTCAGGCGATCGCCGTTCTTGGCGCGAGCGGTCAGCCAAATCCGACCGGTGGGCCGAACGATTGCGGACGACGCGGCTTCAGGCCGTAA
- a CDS encoding ABC transporter ATP-binding protein → MTASPTIRVEGLTKAFGTRVVFRDLSFTVGGDEIVSIVGPSGCGKTTLLRCVVGLMAPTDGAVYIHDRRVTEPPPGVAMVFQNFGLFPWKTVTANIAYGLVVQGVPARVWRPKVEHLIKLVGLAGFEKAYPYQLSGGMQQRAGLARALAIDPTVLAMDEPFASLDAQTRDLLQLEVLRIWDAHPVATLFVTHSIDEAVLMGDRVVILRGRPSQIFDIVTVGLPRPRTREAVDTERFRIVRDYVWNAVMQTDSPASPLNDAAASVHQGVASSARIVGHETGQERR, encoded by the coding sequence GTGACCGCTTCACCGACGATTCGCGTTGAGGGCTTGACGAAAGCCTTCGGCACGAGGGTTGTCTTCCGCGACCTCTCCTTTACGGTGGGGGGCGACGAAATTGTCTCCATCGTCGGACCGTCCGGTTGCGGAAAGACCACCCTGCTGCGTTGCGTTGTCGGCTTGATGGCTCCAACCGATGGCGCGGTGTACATTCACGATCGGAGGGTGACCGAACCGCCGCCCGGAGTGGCGATGGTGTTCCAGAATTTTGGTCTCTTTCCATGGAAGACCGTCACGGCGAACATCGCCTATGGGCTGGTTGTTCAGGGCGTGCCGGCACGGGTCTGGCGGCCGAAAGTTGAGCACCTCATCAAGCTTGTCGGTTTAGCGGGTTTCGAGAAGGCGTATCCGTACCAACTCTCCGGCGGCATGCAGCAACGTGCCGGTCTCGCGCGTGCACTGGCCATCGACCCCACGGTCCTGGCGATGGATGAGCCGTTCGCCTCCCTTGATGCACAGACCCGTGACCTCCTGCAGCTTGAGGTGCTGCGGATCTGGGATGCACACCCGGTGGCGACACTCTTCGTCACGCACTCGATCGACGAAGCTGTGCTGATGGGGGATCGTGTCGTGATTTTGCGTGGCCGGCCGAGTCAAATCTTCGACATTGTGACTGTTGGACTACCAAGGCCCAGGACGCGGGAGGCCGTCGACACGGAGCGGTTCCGGATCGTACGCGATTACGTCTGGAACGCGGTGATGCAAACGGATTCACCGGCATCTCCCCTCAACGATGCTGCAGCGTCCGTTCACCAAGGCGTCGCTTCTTCGGCACGTATCGTCGGGCACGAGACAGGACAGGAAAGAAGATGA
- a CDS encoding carbon-nitrogen hydrolase family protein — protein MNWEVRMGDEYPTVHAAAVQAASVFLDRERSTQKACRLIREAGRGGADIIGFPEGFIPAHPIWFHFHPATGSIATELSVELFKNAVEIPGPEVVELQRAAADARAYVVVGVCEKRPNTFGTLYNSQLFIGPDGTLLGCRRKITPTVGERLVHTGGSGDGLSVFRTDFGPASALICGENSNPLAIFALTAQYTQVHVMSWPCHFPTTGAPMRDRVSVDSRAFAQMTKAYVMSCCGTVDETALAKLRLSPDDEELIRRPDFCGGSLIVAPDGRVIAGPLGNEEAILYADLDLELGIRMKLRHDFAGHYNRPDIFELRIRTAEPRLLTVRDTAENPVLEQVEGPARAEQVSAPVRFAVEQGGLPSLTGGLGVDVGGEQH, from the coding sequence GTGAACTGGGAGGTGCGGATGGGTGATGAATACCCGACCGTGCATGCCGCGGCTGTCCAGGCGGCCTCCGTCTTCCTCGACCGGGAACGGTCGACGCAGAAGGCTTGTCGACTGATCCGGGAGGCGGGTCGCGGAGGCGCTGACATCATTGGTTTTCCGGAGGGATTCATTCCGGCGCATCCCATCTGGTTTCACTTCCACCCCGCAACGGGGTCGATCGCGACCGAGCTGAGCGTCGAATTATTCAAGAACGCCGTTGAAATCCCGGGACCGGAGGTAGTCGAGCTGCAGCGGGCAGCGGCTGATGCCCGCGCCTACGTTGTCGTTGGCGTCTGCGAGAAACGCCCCAATACGTTCGGCACGCTGTACAACAGCCAACTGTTCATCGGACCGGACGGTACACTTCTTGGCTGCCGCCGTAAGATCACGCCCACCGTGGGAGAGCGTCTCGTGCACACCGGCGGCAGCGGGGACGGTTTGTCGGTGTTCCGGACGGATTTCGGGCCGGCGAGTGCACTCATCTGCGGAGAGAACTCCAATCCGCTGGCCATTTTTGCGCTGACCGCGCAATACACCCAGGTGCACGTCATGAGCTGGCCGTGTCACTTTCCGACAACCGGCGCCCCGATGCGCGACCGGGTCTCGGTGGATTCCCGGGCCTTCGCTCAGATGACCAAGGCATACGTCATGAGCTGCTGTGGAACAGTCGACGAGACCGCTCTCGCGAAGCTTCGTCTCAGCCCGGACGACGAGGAACTCATCCGCCGCCCCGACTTTTGCGGCGGATCCCTCATCGTCGCACCGGATGGTCGGGTGATTGCCGGACCACTCGGCAACGAGGAAGCCATCCTCTACGCGGATTTGGATCTGGAACTCGGGATTCGGATGAAATTGCGTCACGATTTCGCCGGGCATTACAACCGCCCGGACATTTTTGAGCTTCGGATCCGCACTGCGGAGCCTCGACTGCTCACCGTCCGGGACACTGCCGAAAATCCGGTTCTCGAACAGGTCGAGGGCCCTGCGCGGGCCGAACAAGTTTCTGCACCGGTGCGGTTCGCCGTCGAGCAGGGCGGCCTGCCGAGCCTAACCGGTGGTCTCGGGGTAGACGTTGGCGGTGAGCAGCACTAG
- a CDS encoding DUF3052 domain-containing protein, with product MSTTAGHAEGQRSSVELRLRAEKLGFSAGQVVQEIGYDTDVDEDLRRAIEEVTGNALVGADYDDVVDAVLLWWRDGDGDLVDALVDALTSLADGGTVWVLSPKAGRPGHVEPSDITEAAPTAGLAQTSTVSAGRDWSGARLVAPRSKRR from the coding sequence GTGAGCACGACCGCGGGCCACGCGGAGGGGCAGCGAAGCTCCGTCGAGCTTCGGCTCCGGGCCGAGAAGCTGGGTTTCTCGGCCGGGCAGGTCGTCCAGGAAATCGGGTACGACACGGACGTCGATGAGGATCTTCGGCGGGCGATTGAAGAAGTCACCGGCAACGCGCTTGTCGGCGCGGATTATGACGACGTTGTGGACGCCGTTCTCCTCTGGTGGCGGGATGGCGACGGTGATCTCGTTGATGCCTTGGTCGACGCGCTCACGTCCCTGGCCGACGGCGGCACCGTCTGGGTGCTGTCGCCCAAGGCAGGCCGACCGGGCCACGTCGAGCCTAGTGACATCACCGAAGCCGCCCCGACCGCGGGACTCGCGCAAACCAGCACGGTGAGCGCCGGCCGGGACTGGTCCGGTGCGCGGCTGGTGGCGCCGCGGTCGAAGCGACGGTGA
- the fabF gene encoding beta-ketoacyl-ACP synthase II — MTEQQRGRRRVVVTGLGATTPLGGDVATTWRRLLAGESGVRTLTEEWAADLPVRIGARVAVEPTEVLDRVEARTLDRSQQFALIAARQAWEDAGRPEVDRERLGVVFASGIGGVTTLLNAYDVLREKGPRRVSPYTVPMLMPNGPAAAVGLDLGAQAGVHTPVSACASGAEAIAYGLEMIRSGRADVAVCGGTEAAIHALPLAAFASMRALSTRNDEPERASRPYDKARDGFVMGEGAGAVVLEEFEYARARGARILGEIAGAGLSSDGYHITAPDPEARGAVRALRSALADADLSPADIVHINAHATSTPIGDVAEAKGIREVFGSAADGIVVTAPKSSFGHLLGAAGAVEAIATLLAVREKVSPPTLNLENQDDEVDLDIAALEPRPLRDGAALSNSFGFGGHNVVLVIRAS, encoded by the coding sequence GTGACTGAGCAGCAACGTGGACGACGTCGTGTTGTGGTCACCGGTCTCGGTGCCACCACGCCGCTTGGCGGGGACGTGGCAACGACCTGGCGGCGGCTCCTCGCCGGTGAGAGCGGGGTTCGGACCCTCACCGAGGAGTGGGCCGCCGACCTGCCGGTGCGGATCGGCGCGCGGGTAGCCGTCGAGCCGACCGAGGTGCTGGACCGGGTCGAAGCCCGGACGCTCGATCGCTCCCAGCAATTCGCTCTCATCGCGGCTCGGCAGGCGTGGGAGGACGCCGGCCGGCCCGAGGTGGACCGGGAGCGGCTGGGCGTCGTTTTCGCTTCGGGCATCGGCGGGGTCACCACCCTGCTCAACGCGTACGACGTCCTCCGCGAGAAAGGGCCGCGGCGAGTGTCGCCGTACACCGTGCCGATGCTGATGCCGAACGGCCCGGCCGCAGCGGTCGGGCTCGACCTTGGCGCGCAAGCCGGCGTGCACACCCCGGTCAGCGCGTGCGCCTCCGGAGCGGAGGCGATCGCCTACGGCTTGGAGATGATTCGGTCCGGCCGGGCGGACGTCGCCGTGTGCGGCGGAACCGAGGCGGCGATCCACGCCCTTCCGCTGGCCGCTTTCGCTTCGATGCGGGCGCTGTCGACCCGCAATGACGAGCCCGAGCGGGCCTCCCGGCCGTACGACAAGGCGCGCGACGGTTTCGTCATGGGCGAAGGGGCGGGTGCCGTCGTCCTCGAAGAATTCGAGTACGCCCGCGCCCGGGGCGCCCGGATTCTCGGCGAAATCGCCGGCGCCGGGCTGAGTTCCGACGGCTACCACATCACCGCCCCCGATCCGGAGGCGCGCGGAGCCGTTCGGGCCCTGCGGTCGGCACTCGCCGACGCCGATCTCAGCCCAGCTGACATCGTGCACATCAACGCGCACGCCACCTCCACGCCGATCGGAGATGTTGCGGAGGCCAAAGGAATCCGGGAAGTTTTCGGATCCGCGGCCGATGGCATCGTCGTCACCGCGCCGAAATCGTCCTTCGGTCACCTTCTCGGCGCCGCCGGTGCGGTGGAGGCGATCGCGACGCTTCTCGCCGTCCGAGAAAAAGTCTCACCACCCACGCTGAATCTGGAGAACCAGGACGACGAGGTGGACCTCGACATCGCCGCTCTCGAACCGAGACCGTTGCGGGACGGCGCGGCGCTGTCCAATTCCTTCGGTTTCGGCGGGCACAACGTCGTCCTCGTCATCCGAGCGAGCTGA
- a CDS encoding beta-ketoacyl-ACP synthase III codes for MNAASGAPGSRILSVGEYRPARVVTNDEICQRIDSSDAWIRERTGIVTRRFAGDDETVVSMAAAASAKALADAGIEPEDVDLVIVATCSHPLQTPGASSEVQHLIGAIRAGAYDLNAACAGFCYGLAMADAAIRSGAARYVVLAGSERMTDFIDPTDRGMAFLFGDGAGAVVVGPADRPGIGPVAWGSDGSQSRLIYQQPTYVEVQRALAAGSLVEPVALRMVGPSVFRWAVTQMAPVARRALDLAGVRPAELGAFIPHQANLRIVESLAKALDLPPSTVIARDIETQGNTSSASIPLAMAALIEQGQVQSGQPALLIGFGAGLTYAAQVVEIP; via the coding sequence GTGAACGCAGCCTCCGGCGCGCCGGGGTCGCGCATCCTCTCGGTCGGCGAATACCGGCCGGCCCGCGTCGTCACGAATGACGAGATCTGCCAGCGAATCGACTCCTCCGACGCATGGATCCGGGAACGGACCGGGATTGTCACCCGCCGGTTCGCCGGCGACGACGAGACCGTGGTGTCAATGGCAGCCGCCGCATCGGCCAAAGCGCTGGCCGACGCCGGTATCGAACCGGAGGACGTCGACCTCGTCATCGTGGCGACCTGCTCGCACCCCCTGCAGACCCCCGGCGCATCCAGCGAAGTTCAGCACCTGATCGGCGCCATACGGGCGGGGGCGTACGACCTCAACGCCGCGTGCGCCGGGTTCTGCTATGGGCTCGCGATGGCCGACGCGGCGATCCGCTCCGGCGCCGCACGGTACGTCGTCCTGGCCGGGTCGGAGCGGATGACCGACTTCATCGATCCGACGGATCGGGGCATGGCCTTTCTCTTCGGGGACGGCGCTGGCGCGGTGGTGGTCGGTCCGGCGGATCGGCCGGGGATCGGCCCGGTCGCATGGGGAAGCGACGGTTCACAGTCCCGGCTCATCTACCAGCAGCCGACGTACGTCGAGGTGCAGCGCGCATTGGCCGCCGGATCACTCGTTGAACCGGTCGCATTGCGGATGGTCGGACCCAGTGTGTTCCGCTGGGCCGTCACCCAGATGGCGCCGGTGGCGCGTCGGGCGTTGGACCTCGCCGGGGTCCGGCCGGCTGAGCTGGGCGCGTTCATCCCCCACCAGGCCAACCTGCGTATCGTCGAATCACTCGCAAAGGCACTCGACCTTCCGCCCAGCACAGTGATCGCCCGTGACATCGAGACGCAGGGCAACACCTCGTCGGCGTCTATTCCGCTCGCAATGGCCGCGCTCATCGAGCAGGGCCAGGTGCAGAGCGGGCAACCGGCCCTGCTGATCGGTTTTGGCGCCGGGCTCACGTATGCTGCCCAGGTCGTCGAGATTCCCTGA
- a CDS encoding ABC transporter permease produces MSSGVETLRSTPVRGDDEWAAAGAGPWWCRPAVLRIAAGVLILAVWQFVVGSWAPHYVARPIGVVRDLPKVLTDNVFYHDLGSTLFAVIVGLLIALVGGSLLGLVVGRLSDVQRVLGMYVSGLYAMPIIALVPLITVWFGYSATTRLVVIVIEAGLPIVYSVAEGARAVPVMHIEVSRLYRAPWWRVWGGVVLPAAVPYVLAGVDLAIGRALIGAVAAEFIAAVHGLGYYVLSHVNSFKEDQAFVAVLALALLAVLLRAAVNGATRRWLRWYRQSG; encoded by the coding sequence ATGAGCAGCGGTGTGGAAACGTTGCGCAGTACTCCGGTACGCGGAGACGACGAATGGGCGGCCGCGGGTGCCGGACCGTGGTGGTGTCGTCCCGCTGTGCTTCGTATTGCTGCGGGCGTGCTCATTCTTGCGGTCTGGCAGTTTGTCGTCGGATCGTGGGCTCCCCATTACGTGGCCCGACCGATCGGGGTCGTGCGCGACCTGCCGAAGGTCTTGACCGACAACGTCTTTTATCACGACCTCGGCAGTACGCTCTTCGCGGTCATCGTCGGCCTTCTCATTGCTCTCGTTGGCGGTAGTCTTCTCGGCCTTGTGGTGGGTCGACTGAGCGACGTGCAACGCGTTCTCGGCATGTACGTCAGCGGCCTCTATGCGATGCCCATCATCGCGCTGGTCCCGCTCATCACGGTCTGGTTCGGCTACAGCGCGACCACGCGCCTCGTCGTCATCGTCATCGAAGCAGGATTGCCGATCGTCTACAGCGTCGCGGAGGGAGCGCGGGCCGTCCCGGTGATGCACATCGAGGTGAGCCGGCTCTACCGTGCGCCCTGGTGGCGGGTCTGGGGCGGAGTCGTCCTTCCGGCGGCGGTACCGTACGTGCTTGCCGGCGTCGATCTGGCCATCGGCCGAGCGCTTATCGGCGCTGTCGCCGCTGAGTTCATTGCAGCCGTCCATGGACTGGGCTATTACGTGCTCTCTCACGTCAATTCCTTCAAAGAGGATCAGGCATTCGTTGCTGTCTTAGCCTTGGCGCTCCTTGCCGTGCTCCTCCGGGCGGCGGTCAATGGGGCGACTCGGCGATGGCTCCGGTGGTACCGGCAGAGTGGCTGA
- a CDS encoding pirin family protein: MPTVDRRPATARYETRSPGIVSRHSFSYGRHYDPANIGFGPLIAHNDEVLEPGAGYGWHGHRGIDILTWVLTGALRHSDDLGNMRTLVGGQMQVLHAGHGVRHSEQNAAAGVTRYLQMWLTADDTSEPWYQTPAPAQRMRADGFVTVFTRHDARLDVACLPAGGTVELAYDELAHLFVATGRVTVAVADRHVLGAAPAGIGGPDPGWVLDDGDAVRLTGAATVVLYAVTEAEVFGWSLKSSPSGAATSSDFGETRQHHVR; the protein is encoded by the coding sequence ATGCCCACGGTTGACCGTCGACCCGCGACGGCACGGTACGAGACGCGATCCCCAGGGATCGTGTCCCGGCACTCCTTCTCGTACGGTCGGCACTACGATCCGGCGAACATCGGTTTTGGCCCGCTGATCGCCCATAACGATGAGGTTCTGGAACCCGGCGCGGGTTACGGCTGGCACGGTCATCGCGGGATCGACATCCTCACCTGGGTGCTGACGGGGGCGCTCCGACACAGCGATGATCTCGGCAACATGCGAACGCTGGTCGGCGGGCAGATGCAGGTTCTGCACGCCGGGCACGGTGTGCGGCATTCCGAGCAAAATGCGGCAGCCGGCGTGACCCGATACCTGCAGATGTGGCTCACGGCCGATGACACCAGCGAACCCTGGTATCAGACCCCGGCGCCGGCGCAGCGGATGCGCGCGGACGGCTTCGTGACCGTTTTCACCCGTCACGATGCCCGGCTGGACGTCGCGTGCCTGCCCGCGGGCGGCACGGTGGAGCTCGCGTACGACGAACTCGCGCATCTTTTCGTCGCCACGGGGCGCGTCACGGTCGCCGTCGCCGACCGGCACGTGCTCGGCGCTGCGCCTGCCGGTATCGGCGGTCCAGATCCGGGCTGGGTGCTGGACGACGGTGATGCGGTCCGGCTCACCGGTGCGGCCACCGTTGTGCTCTACGCCGTGACCGAGGCGGAGGTGTTCGGCTGGTCGCTGAAATCCTCGCCGTCCGGTGCTGCAACCTCCTCCGACTTCGGCGAGACTAGGCAGCATCATGTCCGGTAG
- a CDS encoding PucR family transcriptional regulator translates to MEPRRRATTARALERAAGELAREAVARMEATLPWFQALPAESRSWVGLIAQAGIAAFVNWFKHPDRSREITAEIFGTAPRDLARTVSLRQTVEMVRITVDVVEDAVERIVEPPDVGPLREAILIYSREVAFAAAQVYAQAAESRGAWDARLEAIIVDALVRGEAGDVLRSRAAALGWRNPTSVAVVVGMTPDDEPEVVVDGVRRAARHAGWDVLAGVQGDRLIAVLGGVADPMHASRALLAQFGPGPVVIGPTATDLVSAGPALREALAGLRAARARPSLPRPVHARDLLPERALDGDELARTALVESIYQPLVAAGLVDTVATYLEQAGSLEATARMLFIHTNTVRYRLRRVADLTGYSPTDPRDAFALHLALVYGRLTEEKP, encoded by the coding sequence ATGGAACCTCGCCGCCGTGCGACGACGGCCCGCGCCCTCGAGCGGGCGGCCGGTGAGCTGGCCCGCGAAGCGGTCGCCCGCATGGAGGCGACACTGCCGTGGTTCCAGGCGTTACCGGCAGAGAGCCGGTCGTGGGTCGGGTTGATCGCGCAGGCCGGGATTGCCGCGTTCGTCAACTGGTTCAAGCATCCGGATCGGTCGAGGGAGATCACCGCCGAAATCTTCGGCACCGCCCCGCGGGACCTCGCCCGGACGGTGAGCCTCCGGCAGACCGTGGAGATGGTCCGCATCACCGTCGACGTTGTCGAGGACGCCGTCGAGCGGATCGTCGAGCCGCCGGACGTCGGCCCGTTACGGGAAGCGATCCTCATCTACTCCCGCGAGGTCGCCTTCGCCGCGGCGCAGGTGTACGCGCAGGCGGCGGAGTCCCGCGGCGCCTGGGACGCCCGGCTTGAAGCCATCATCGTCGACGCCCTGGTGCGCGGCGAGGCCGGCGACGTGCTCCGATCCCGGGCGGCGGCACTCGGGTGGCGCAACCCGACGTCCGTTGCAGTCGTGGTGGGCATGACCCCGGACGACGAGCCGGAGGTCGTCGTCGACGGCGTCCGGCGGGCGGCTCGGCACGCCGGTTGGGACGTGCTCGCCGGCGTCCAAGGGGACCGGCTCATCGCCGTCCTCGGCGGGGTGGCTGATCCGATGCACGCGTCGCGGGCTCTGCTCGCACAGTTCGGCCCGGGGCCGGTGGTGATCGGGCCAACGGCAACGGATCTGGTGTCCGCGGGACCGGCGCTCCGCGAGGCACTTGCCGGATTGCGGGCCGCCCGGGCCCGCCCGTCGCTCCCCCGCCCGGTTCACGCCCGAGACCTCCTGCCGGAGCGGGCACTCGACGGTGACGAGCTGGCTCGCACAGCGCTCGTTGAGTCGATTTACCAGCCGCTGGTGGCGGCCGGACTCGTCGACACTGTGGCGACGTACCTTGAGCAGGCCGGCTCGCTCGAGGCGACGGCCCGGATGTTGTTCATCCACACCAACACGGTGCGCTACCGGCTGCGTCGGGTGGCGGATCTGACGGGATACAGCCCGACGGATCCTCGCGACGCCTTCGCGCTCCACCTCGCCTTGGTGTACGGCCGGCTCACCGAAGAGAAGCCGTGA
- a CDS encoding cupin domain-containing protein, protein MGRIFTPEENGWRHVERRGADQVTSYLLLPTERGGRTRLSLTRIERGGAFGPHIDDYEHVFCVLQGRGEAMVGKERRAIEPGDLIVTDIREPHGLWADSTGDLVLLTANVYPETTG, encoded by the coding sequence ATGGGCCGGATCTTTACTCCCGAGGAAAATGGTTGGCGACACGTTGAGCGCCGAGGAGCTGATCAAGTGACCTCGTACCTGCTGCTGCCCACCGAACGCGGCGGCAGAACGCGACTCTCGCTCACCCGGATCGAGCGCGGCGGAGCATTCGGTCCACATATCGACGACTACGAACACGTTTTCTGCGTTCTCCAGGGACGCGGTGAGGCGATGGTTGGAAAGGAACGCAGGGCGATCGAACCCGGCGATCTCATTGTCACCGACATCCGGGAACCCCACGGTCTTTGGGCCGATTCGACCGGCGATCTAGTGCTGCTCACCGCCAACGTCTACCCCGAGACCACCGGTTAG
- a CDS encoding acyl carrier protein: MALSKEEILTGLAEIINEVAGIPTSDVQPEKSFTDDLDVDSLSMVEVVVAAEEKFGVRIPDDEVKNLKTVGDAVDYIANATVSA; this comes from the coding sequence ATGGCCCTGTCGAAAGAGGAAATCCTCACCGGTCTCGCGGAAATCATCAACGAGGTCGCCGGGATACCGACGTCCGACGTCCAACCCGAGAAGAGCTTCACCGATGACCTCGACGTGGACTCCCTGTCGATGGTCGAGGTGGTCGTTGCAGCGGAGGAGAAATTCGGGGTGCGGATCCCCGATGACGAGGTCAAGAACCTCAAGACCGTCGGCGACGCGGTGGACTACATCGCCAACGCGACGGTGTCCGCGTAG
- a CDS encoding acyltransferase domain-containing protein codes for MLAILAPGQGAQTPGLLTPWLDVPRIADLLNWWSAVVDLDLVHLGTKAGADEIKDTAIAQPLIVAAGLAAAATLLPDDDPHAVLDNLPHHIAAVAGHSVGELTASAVAGVLPVEAALVLVRERGRAMARAASLRDTGMTAILGGDPAAVQAKLAEHGLTAANMNGAGQIVAAGTIDDLAALAADPPEGARLRPLAVAGAFHTAYMASAVDRLRELTAGMPVGEPHTRLLSNADGTVVQHGRDVINRLVQQVAAPVRWDRCMETLGALGVTAVIELPPAGTLTGLIRRALPGVETLALKTPDDIPAAQELLERHRHELEPSMAPSWRLLVAPIAGTLERAALDLGTQVTAGTVLGRVVAKREAAEIVTAHDAVIVEWLAENGDPISPGQPIVRLHPRADEVFA; via the coding sequence GTGCTTGCGATCCTTGCGCCAGGCCAAGGGGCACAGACGCCCGGCCTGCTCACTCCGTGGCTGGATGTGCCACGAATTGCCGATCTTCTCAACTGGTGGTCCGCCGTCGTCGACCTTGACCTCGTCCACCTGGGCACCAAGGCCGGCGCAGACGAGATCAAAGACACCGCGATCGCCCAGCCACTGATCGTCGCGGCCGGGCTTGCCGCAGCCGCCACTCTCTTGCCGGACGACGATCCGCACGCCGTCCTCGACAATCTTCCCCACCACATCGCCGCCGTCGCCGGCCACAGCGTCGGTGAGCTCACCGCGTCCGCGGTCGCCGGCGTCCTGCCGGTGGAAGCCGCCCTGGTTCTCGTCCGGGAACGGGGCCGGGCCATGGCCCGGGCCGCGTCGCTGCGGGACACCGGGATGACCGCGATCCTCGGCGGCGACCCGGCCGCCGTCCAGGCAAAGCTTGCCGAACACGGGCTCACCGCGGCGAACATGAACGGTGCCGGCCAGATCGTCGCTGCCGGCACGATCGACGATCTCGCCGCGTTGGCTGCGGACCCACCGGAGGGCGCCCGGCTCCGCCCGCTCGCGGTGGCCGGAGCTTTCCACACCGCGTACATGGCGAGTGCTGTCGATCGGCTCCGTGAGCTCACCGCGGGAATGCCGGTTGGCGAACCGCACACGCGGTTGCTCTCCAACGCCGACGGCACGGTCGTCCAGCACGGCCGGGACGTCATCAACCGGCTTGTCCAGCAGGTCGCGGCGCCAGTGCGCTGGGATCGGTGCATGGAGACACTGGGCGCGCTGGGCGTTACTGCGGTCATCGAGCTGCCCCCGGCAGGAACGCTGACCGGCCTGATCCGGAGGGCCCTGCCCGGTGTGGAGACCCTCGCGCTCAAGACACCCGACGACATTCCCGCCGCCCAGGAACTGCTCGAACGGCATCGGCACGAGTTGGAGCCGAGCATGGCGCCGAGCTGGCGGCTGCTGGTCGCGCCCATCGCCGGAACGCTGGAACGCGCGGCCCTGGACCTCGGCACGCAGGTGACCGCCGGCACCGTGCTCGGCCGGGTGGTTGCCAAGCGGGAAGCGGCCGAGATCGTCACCGCCCATGATGCTGTGATCGTCGAATGGTTAGCCGAGAACGGCGATCCGATCTCCCCGGGCCAGCCGATCGTCCGGTTGCATCCGAGAGCCGACGAGGTGTTCGCGTGA
- a CDS encoding ABC transporter permease, translating to MQPDWRRRTRALAGYAGGVLLGVAAWQIVGSHSQPQIFVTLTATLRHLGSMIDDGTLPQALVNSFSVYGAGVGIAILLGALGGLLLARIRVLRVAFEPYIMGLYATPLIALIPFILALLGYRFWPKVVVVFLFCVFPVLLATQRGAQSVAVELMEVAKLYRSSERAIWLHVVIPYTLPFFMTGVRQALARGLVGMIAADIFLSANGLGGLLVSAAQQFSTAEMLAVVLVITVAGLMLMAVGRLVEKYFARWRVTG from the coding sequence GTGCAGCCGGACTGGCGGCGGCGCACCCGAGCCCTTGCCGGATACGCCGGCGGCGTCCTGCTGGGCGTTGCCGCGTGGCAGATCGTCGGGAGTCACAGCCAACCGCAGATCTTCGTTACCCTCACCGCGACCCTGCGGCACCTCGGCAGCATGATCGACGATGGTACCTTGCCGCAGGCGCTGGTGAATTCGTTCTCGGTTTACGGCGCAGGGGTGGGAATTGCGATTCTTCTGGGTGCCCTCGGCGGTCTGCTTCTCGCACGAATTCGCGTGTTGCGGGTCGCCTTCGAGCCGTACATCATGGGGCTCTACGCCACGCCGCTCATTGCGTTGATCCCGTTCATCCTCGCTCTGCTGGGGTACCGGTTCTGGCCGAAGGTCGTCGTCGTCTTTCTCTTTTGCGTTTTCCCGGTATTGCTGGCTACCCAGCGAGGCGCCCAGAGCGTAGCGGTTGAGTTGATGGAGGTTGCCAAACTTTATCGATCGAGTGAACGGGCGATTTGGTTGCACGTCGTCATTCCGTACACCCTGCCGTTCTTCATGACGGGTGTTCGCCAGGCGCTGGCCCGGGGACTTGTTGGCATGATCGCTGCCGATATCTTCCTCAGTGCGAACGGGCTCGGCGGCTTGCTCGTCTCGGCGGCCCAACAGTTCAGCACCGCCGAGATGCTCGCCGTTGTTCTCGTGATTACCGTCGCAGGCTTGATGCTGATGGCGGTCGGCCGGCTCGTGGAGAAGTACTTCGCTCGGTGGCGGGTGACCGGATGA